A section of the Pseudomonas fluorescens genome encodes:
- a CDS encoding YhbY family RNA-binding protein yields MPLTQEQKKQYKSIGHHLKPVLIVADNGLTEGVLAELERALGDHELIKIKVNILDREARLAAIAELCKVGKADLVQVIGKMALLYRKNFSANKQLSNVHRFK; encoded by the coding sequence ATGCCGCTCACTCAAGAGCAGAAGAAACAGTACAAATCCATTGGCCACCATCTGAAACCAGTTTTGATCGTGGCCGACAACGGTTTGACTGAAGGTGTGTTAGCCGAACTTGAACGCGCATTAGGCGATCACGAGTTGATCAAGATCAAGGTCAATATCCTTGATCGCGAAGCGCGCCTGGCCGCCATTGCAGAATTGTGCAAGGTGGGCAAGGCAGACCTGGTTCAGGTCATCGGCAAGATGGCACTGCTGTATCGCAAGAATTTCAGCGCCAACAAGCAATTGTCGAACGTTCACCGCTTCAAATGA
- the greA gene encoding transcription elongation factor GreA, with product MIKYPMTVQGAKALEEEHAHLTKVVRPKLSQDIGTARELGDLKENAEYHAAREQQGMVEARIRDIEGRMQNAVIIDVTTIPKTGKVIFGTTVEIANVETDESVTYHIVGEDEADFKLGKISVGSPLARALIAKEEGDVVAVKTPGGVIEYEIVEVRHI from the coding sequence ATGATCAAATACCCTATGACAGTCCAGGGCGCCAAGGCCCTGGAAGAGGAGCACGCCCATCTGACTAAGGTCGTACGTCCAAAGCTGAGCCAGGACATCGGGACGGCCCGTGAGCTGGGAGACTTGAAGGAAAACGCCGAATACCACGCTGCCCGTGAGCAGCAAGGTATGGTCGAGGCGCGGATCCGTGATATCGAGGGGCGCATGCAGAATGCCGTCATCATCGATGTCACGACCATTCCGAAGACCGGCAAGGTGATTTTTGGTACGACTGTGGAAATCGCCAACGTCGAGACTGATGAAAGCGTGACTTACCACATCGTGGGTGAGGACGAGGCTGACTTCAAGCTCGGCAAGATATCTGTCGGTTCGCCGCTGGCCCGTGCCTTGATCGCCAAGGAAGAGGGTGACGTGGTCGCCGTCAAGACGCCTGGTGGCGTGATCGAGTACGAGATTGTCGAAGTTCGTCACATCTGA